Proteins from one Ovis aries strain OAR_USU_Benz2616 breed Rambouillet chromosome 12, ARS-UI_Ramb_v3.0, whole genome shotgun sequence genomic window:
- the MFSD4A gene encoding major facilitator superfamily domain-containing protein 4A isoform X2, translating into MGCDVRVSGLLRRNLQPTLTYWSVFFSFGLCIAFLGPTLLDLRCQTRSSLPEISWVLFSQQLCLLLGSALGGVFKRTLAQSLWALFTSSLAISLVFATIPFCRDVEVLASIMALAGLAMGCIDTVANMQLVRIYQKDSAVFLQVLHFFVGFGALLSPLIADPFLSEANCLPANSTANATSGSHLFHASRVLGRQHPEAQPWSNRTLPGLPSQDGAGTRVSYAFWIMALINLPVPLAVLYLLSKERLLGCCPQRRPLLLSADELSLETQPPEKEDASSLSPQFHPGHEDLFSCCQRKNFRGVPSSFFAIHITAALVLFMTDGLTGAYSAFVYSYAVEKPLSVGHKVAGYLPSLFWGFITLGRLISIPVSSRVKPATMVFINVVGVVVTFLVLLVFSHNVVFLFVGTASLGLSLSSTFPSMLAYTEDALQYRGCATTVLVTGAGVGEMVLQMLVGSIFQAQGSYSFLVCGVIFGGLAFTFYILLLFFHRMHPGLSSGPTQDKALGMESLESYQR; encoded by the exons ATGGGCTGCGACGTCCGGGTGTCGGGGCTGCTCCGCCGCAACCTGCAGCCCACGCTCACCTACTGGAGCGTCTTCTTCAGCTTCGGCCTGTGCATCGCCTTCCTGGGGCCGACGCTGCTGGACCTGCGCTGCCAGACGCGCAGCTCGCTGCCCGAGATCTCCTGGGTCCTCTTCTCGCAGcagctctgcctcctgctggGCAGCGCCCTCGGGGGCGTCTTCAAGAGGAC CCTGGCCCAGTCGCTGTGGGCCCTCTTCACCTCCTCCCTGGCCATCTCCCTGGTGTTTGCCACCATCCCCTTCTGCCGGGACGTGGAGGTGCTGGCCTCCATCATGGCGCTGGCCGGCCTGGCCATGGGCTGCATCGACACCGTGGCCAACATGCAGCTGGTGAGGATCTACCAGAAGGACTCGGCCGTCTTCCTCCAG gttctccatttctttgtgGGCTTTGGTGCCCTGCTGAGCCCTCTCATCGCCGACCCTTTCCTGTCTGAGGCCAACTGCTTGCCTGCCAACAGCACAGCCAATGCCACCTCCGGCAGCCATCTGTTCCATGCCTCCAGGGTCCTGGGCCGCCAGCACCCTGAGGCCCAGCCTTGGTCCAACCGGACGCTGCCTGGGCTGCCCTCGCAGGACGGGGCAGGGACCCGTGTGTCCTATGCCTTCTGGATTATGGCTCTGATCAAT CTCCCAGTGCCCTTGGCCGTGCTGTATCTGCTGTCCAAAGAGCgcctgctgggctgctgcccTCAGAGGAGGCCCCTGCTGCTGTCTGCGGACGAGCTCAGCCTGGAGACACAGCCTCCTGAGAAGGAAGACGCATCCTCGCTGTCCCCCCAGTTCCACCCAG GGCACGAGGACCTGTTCAGCTGCTGCCAGAGGAAGAACTTCAGAGGggtcccttcttccttcttcGCCATCCACATCACAGCCGCCCTGGTCCTGTTCATGACCGACGGGCTGACG GGCGCATACTCCGCCTTTGTGTACAGCTATGCAGTGGAGAAGCCGCTGTCCGTGGGACACAAGGTGGCCGGTTACCTCCCCAGCCTCTTCTGGGGCTTCATCACCCTGGGCCGGCTCATCTCCATTCCTGTCTCCTCCAGAGTAAAGCCAGCCACCATGGTTTTCATCAATGTG GTCGGCGTGGTGGTGACGTTCCTGGTGCTTCTTGTTTTCTCCCATAACGTGGTCTTCCTGTTCGTGGGGACGGCCAGCCTGGGTCTGTCCCTCAGCAGCACCTTCCCCAGCATGCTGGCCTACACCGAGGACGCGCTGCAGTACAGAG GCTGTGCGACCACAGTGCTGGTGACGGGGGCAGGCGTCGGAGAGATGGTCCTCCAGATGCTGGTCGGTTCG ATATTCCAGGCTCAGGGCAGCTATAGTTTCCTGGTCTGCGGTGTGATCTTTGGTGGCTTGGCTTTCACCTTCTATATCTTGCTCCTGTTTTTCCACAGGATGCACCCTGGACTCTCATCAG GTCCTACTCAAGACAAGGCACTTGGAATggagagcctggagagctaccaGAGGTAG
- the MFSD4A gene encoding major facilitator superfamily domain-containing protein 4A isoform X1, translating to MGCDVRVSGLLRRNLQPTLTYWSVFFSFGLCIAFLGPTLLDLRCQTRSSLPEISWVLFSQQLCLLLGSALGGVFKRTLAQSLWALFTSSLAISLVFATIPFCRDVEVLASIMALAGLAMGCIDTVANMQLVRIYQKDSAVFLQVLHFFVGFGALLSPLIADPFLSEANCLPANSTANATSGSHLFHASRVLGRQHPEAQPWSNRTLPGLPSQDGAGTRVSYAFWIMALINLPVPLAVLYLLSKERLLGCCPQRRPLLLSADELSLETQPPEKEDASSLSPQFHPGHEDLFSCCQRKNFRGVPSSFFAIHITAALVLFMTDGLTGAYSAFVYSYAVEKPLSVGHKVAGYLPSLFWGFITLGRLISIPVSSRVKPATMVFINVVGVVVTFLVLLVFSHNVVFLFVGTASLGLSLSSTFPSMLAYTEDALQYRGCATTVLVTGAGVGEMVLQMLVGSIFQAQGSYSFLVCGVIFGGLAFTFYILLLFFHRMHPGLSSGKERIYFYTRGGKASRGVCGRCRGS from the exons ATGGGCTGCGACGTCCGGGTGTCGGGGCTGCTCCGCCGCAACCTGCAGCCCACGCTCACCTACTGGAGCGTCTTCTTCAGCTTCGGCCTGTGCATCGCCTTCCTGGGGCCGACGCTGCTGGACCTGCGCTGCCAGACGCGCAGCTCGCTGCCCGAGATCTCCTGGGTCCTCTTCTCGCAGcagctctgcctcctgctggGCAGCGCCCTCGGGGGCGTCTTCAAGAGGAC CCTGGCCCAGTCGCTGTGGGCCCTCTTCACCTCCTCCCTGGCCATCTCCCTGGTGTTTGCCACCATCCCCTTCTGCCGGGACGTGGAGGTGCTGGCCTCCATCATGGCGCTGGCCGGCCTGGCCATGGGCTGCATCGACACCGTGGCCAACATGCAGCTGGTGAGGATCTACCAGAAGGACTCGGCCGTCTTCCTCCAG gttctccatttctttgtgGGCTTTGGTGCCCTGCTGAGCCCTCTCATCGCCGACCCTTTCCTGTCTGAGGCCAACTGCTTGCCTGCCAACAGCACAGCCAATGCCACCTCCGGCAGCCATCTGTTCCATGCCTCCAGGGTCCTGGGCCGCCAGCACCCTGAGGCCCAGCCTTGGTCCAACCGGACGCTGCCTGGGCTGCCCTCGCAGGACGGGGCAGGGACCCGTGTGTCCTATGCCTTCTGGATTATGGCTCTGATCAAT CTCCCAGTGCCCTTGGCCGTGCTGTATCTGCTGTCCAAAGAGCgcctgctgggctgctgcccTCAGAGGAGGCCCCTGCTGCTGTCTGCGGACGAGCTCAGCCTGGAGACACAGCCTCCTGAGAAGGAAGACGCATCCTCGCTGTCCCCCCAGTTCCACCCAG GGCACGAGGACCTGTTCAGCTGCTGCCAGAGGAAGAACTTCAGAGGggtcccttcttccttcttcGCCATCCACATCACAGCCGCCCTGGTCCTGTTCATGACCGACGGGCTGACG GGCGCATACTCCGCCTTTGTGTACAGCTATGCAGTGGAGAAGCCGCTGTCCGTGGGACACAAGGTGGCCGGTTACCTCCCCAGCCTCTTCTGGGGCTTCATCACCCTGGGCCGGCTCATCTCCATTCCTGTCTCCTCCAGAGTAAAGCCAGCCACCATGGTTTTCATCAATGTG GTCGGCGTGGTGGTGACGTTCCTGGTGCTTCTTGTTTTCTCCCATAACGTGGTCTTCCTGTTCGTGGGGACGGCCAGCCTGGGTCTGTCCCTCAGCAGCACCTTCCCCAGCATGCTGGCCTACACCGAGGACGCGCTGCAGTACAGAG GCTGTGCGACCACAGTGCTGGTGACGGGGGCAGGCGTCGGAGAGATGGTCCTCCAGATGCTGGTCGGTTCG ATATTCCAGGCTCAGGGCAGCTATAGTTTCCTGGTCTGCGGTGTGATCTTTGGTGGCTTGGCTTTCACCTTCTATATCTTGCTCCTGTTTTTCCACAGGATGCACCCTGGACTCTCATCAGGTAAGGAAAGAATCTATTTCTACACAAGAGGAGGAAAAGCGAGCAGGGGGGTGTGTGGGAGATGCCGTGGATCTTAG